GAAtggtctagatcaggggtcaccaacgtttttccttgtgagagctacttttacaaaatgaaaatggccaagagctactcatttttgtaacatttattttcagagcttattttaaacccaaacaaagcgaatatgcttattttcgcagaacatgaacaaaatgctggtgtccacaactcacatgttgtatttcagaatgcatttctttttactgttctttcattattaactgaaaacctgaatgaaaaacaggcttgcgggcacctcatgtggtcgtggggggcttcctggtgcccgcgggcaccacgttggtgacccctggtctagaagcAGTCCTAAACAACAAAGGCTCTGCTACTGACTAGTAAAGAAAGACATTGGGCTCACTAAAGCTAGGCTAGGAATCATTTGGAACAtgaccatttttaaaatgaaatacccCTGAAATGAAGAATTTCTTCAATTGTGTATTGTCGTTGTTCTGTCACTTGCTGGTCACGTAGAAATCATCAACAAACTTGCATTCgtttcatcacaaaaatgaaaCATCTGAAATATGAACGATCATTTGGAGGACAAGTGTCCATGATGATAGACGGCTGTGATAAGTCTTAGCCGAGAGCTGAAGCTGTATCTGCATGGGTGGCAAGCCAAATGACAACCACCCATAAAGACAATGTGGTGCATTGACGTGTTCCGGGGAAGattccaagttattttgaagACAGGACACCAGGATGGCCGGTGGTGGGAAGATGAGGCCCGCATAGCGAACACAGAATACACCAAGACAGGAAACTTCAATTAGTTGGACTGTGCAGAGTAAAGAACATCTCTAAAAGAATGTATTTGTGTGAAAGTAGCTGCACTAGAATTACAAGTTCAATTCAAACTGACAGAATTTAGAATGTGTCCTAAAGGGCAGTCTGTAGCTTAGCATCTAGCAAGAGGTGGTGTATGTttgaacttttgtttttgtgtcttcAGACCATGATGAGTACAGACCACCAGTGTGGAAGTCTTACTGTGAGTATAAATCCATTTTTGCTTGACTAATGGCTaacgactttattttctttcGTGCAATTCTGGAAATGTAGCATTCCGTTACTTTAAGGCGTTTAGGAGGATGACGGATACGTCGAGGTCATTTTACCTTGGGGCAGTTGGAGGTGGAGTCTGGgctaatgaatgaataaatcaatcaatcaatcaatcatttatatagcgccaaaaCGCAACAGCAGTTATCTCACGGCACCTTACACTTGGAGGTCACATTCATCAATGAAAGGAGAACCAACTGAAGCCCAGCATGAACAAGCGCTTGGCAAggaaggcaaggaaaaactccctctgcgGAAGAAACCTTCAACAggacccaggctctgtggggtggCCTTTCTGTCTCGACCGGTTGTGTTGCGTTATGAAAATGGAGTAGAGGGATAGAGGTAGGTCAAGCCAGGAGTCTTagtcttagtccaaggaacatagaGGAGTGTCTCTGATGCTTATCAGTGTGTCAGGGACCAGTTCTTACTACATGCTCTAGCAAAGAGATGAGTTTtgagttgacttttaaatagGGAGAGGGTGTCTAACCCCGGATTGTGTGGGGGAGATGGTTCCATAGGctcagaggagcctgataactaaatgtCCCACTTGTAAAAATTCCTGGAGTAGCAAGTAATTGTAAACTGTGGGTTCTCTATTACTAGTGGATACAAACTGCAGCCAATCTGACAAATGACTCGCTAAGTCACTAAATTGGCAACAGACACCCCCGGAAGCTGTTGCTAATTTGAACTACGGTAGGCCGTAAATATAAGAACATGTAATGCTGTAGCACTCTTGGGTTTGCTCACGGAAGTTGCTCTTTATTTGGGCAAGCAGTAACCTCAATGGAACTTGGAATGAGCTTGTCAACAAACCCTAAGTGAGTGGAGGTCATTGCTCGACGTAACAATCTTGACTGTCATAAATAACGCACAGCAACCTACCAGCCCACAGGTAGATGACACACACACTACATAGGACACCTCCTACTACTGTCATATCAGCTATGTTAATGCAAAACATTTACGTTGAGcaacttcccagcatgcctaggggcatttgttttgtaaaaagttgcttgAGTTATGTGTTTGGCATTAACATTGTTGTTTATTATCCCCTACCAGTAGTGGTAGTTGCCCTATGTGTGTTGACTTAGCTGTCATTTGTGTGTTAGCACTGTAGTTCACTTCAGCGGGTGACAAGCTCACTATGGGCTGAGTCTTATCTGTTGCTTGCCTAATTAAACAATCTGCTGCTTTTAAGCTGAAGTGCCtctgaccatccatccatccatcttcaatgccgcttgtcctctctAGGGTCgcgctggtatgctggagcctatcccagctgactttgggcgagaggcggggtacaccctggactggtggccagccagtgGCAGGCCTCTGACCATCTCTTGTGGGATTCAAGATCCCGGCAATatacacacctgatcaaaattCTAAGaccattttggaaaaattgcaagtgtttgcattttgcactgttggctctTAGGGAGGTTGTGTTTGCAAaacgcaaaaagaagaaatggaagtcaGACAAAATGTTTGGAGTCAGTAAttgattgcaaacaagcattgagGTGACCGGTATGGTGTAGGATGAAATCAACTTTTGCGTCTTTTGGAGTAGGAAATTAGTCAAATTGCGTAACCTGTGATGTACTTGATAATAACTTTGTTTCAAAATAAGGTGAACTGCTGCTTACTTGCAGTGTATCAGCTCCAGCAGGAGGCGCCGCACCCCCGCAGAGTGACCTGCACTTGCGAGGTGAGCCAGTCCGCTCCTACAGTACTCATGTACACTCCAAGTAGGAGTTGTCTCACAAAACACTCGCTATCTGTTTTTCTTATGTGCTTTAGTCCCTTGACTGcaagaaaatgcaaaataatgctCTCTTTGTTTGACTCGTACGATCGTCTttgcacccccccacacacacgccaACTCACCCTCtggttgaaaataaaatgttatgtaaGGCCAGCATCATTTTGCAAACAATGCTATTTTTGCTGGTGGGTGTCATTCTTGTGCTTGCTATTTTTTACCCCTGTTGAAaacgtgtatttttttttccttgcaggTGGACAACCGACCCAAATACTATGGAAGAGAGTACGTAACTGCTCCGTCGTGATGCTTGTGAGATAAGAGCTTAGacttgggctttttttttgcttggttGCAGGAGCTCaactgcagaagaaaaagacaaacacttaAAGTGCAGTGCAATATGAATACAATCTAATCAAATGAAAAGAACATGAGATGTGTGTACAATCTAAGTACATCCAATTAAATGTAGACTTTATGcaagggagggcagacagtacagcACAGTAATGTTGTGAATGATCTTTcacagacaggtgaggtataGTAGAGCCGGATGGCGTGTGgcatgaatgaagtcctgtagcgctCACTGTGGGAGCGGAACCGGAAAAGTTTGCTGGAGAATGAGTTCCGCTGCCCCTCTGTTGTCCGATGTAGTGGGTGGGGGGTGCCCCGTTGTTCCTTCATGCAAGCGTCAGATTTGTGTTGTGTTCAGGTACCACGGGATGATTTCCAGAGAGGAAGCCGACCAGCTACTGAGTCAGGCGGAAGGCAGCTACCTCATTCGAGAGAGTCAGAGGCAGCCGGGCACATACACCCTGGCGCTGAGGTAGGCACACTTGTGACAGTCATTGTGTTCCAGATGCTGCGCCATGAAGGTTAGTGTCTGGCAGGATGGTGACCATCATCACAGCCACCATCACACATCCCAATGAGCTCAATTCAAAGTGGAGCACCGCTATTCATAGCGGTGCTCCACCTGCACACATCGAGTCCTATGTTCTCTTTGTGGGTATAATTACCTTCCATAAATACTCCTCCGTGTAGGACAGGTTTAATTTTGGGTTAATGATCTTACAACGTCGATCCACTGAGGACTGTGTCGACCCAGTTTTTTGGCCCTTGTTAAAAGTCATTCAGGCAAGTCCGGATGTTTGTCCTGTCGCCTGGTGCAGGTTCGGGAGCCAGACGAAAAACTTCCGTCTCTACCATGACGGGAAGCACTTTGTCGGGGAGAAGAGGTTTGAGTCCATCCACGACCTGGTCACAGACGGCCTCATCACACTGTACATTGAGACCAAGGTGAAAACACCACCCGTCTGGACTGACTTTCCGTTCAGGCGTTTTAAAaccctgtttgtttttgtcaggcAGCGGAGTACATCGCTAAAATGACCATCAACCCCATCTATGAGCACGTGGGTTACACCACCCTCAACCAGGAGCCCACGCTGAAGAAGCACGTGCCACGCGGCCAAGAGGCCCCTGACGGCCCGGCGCCAATCAGAGACGACAGCAATGCTGAGGAGAGGGTGAGGTCCATCACCATGATTGATTCCAGATAACTATAgtagagtcgtccctcgtttattgtggttactatcttctaaatgcctcatatttgcatttttgtccatttagccacttatgattgaaaatgtggaatttgggccaagaatacatacaagTTGCTTCTACTTTATATGCATGTgtattgactaataataggcagtattcaaccacaaaagagatcatttattcatgcatttttgaaaaactgtgatagggtgagggagtgatattcataccgcgatgtagcaaggcaTGACTGCATAACCGCACTGCAGTCACGTGAGGCCAGCTGGTCTGAAGTGTACTTTATATGTCATTTTCAGCTGATGCGTGGTGGTTGTGATGGGGTCCTGTGTACAGCTGCGGTTTCCTAACTGGGGAGTACAGTAATCCTATCTcttggttaattggtcccagacccaattgtcataagtgaatttccaccaattagaatgtagaaaacctgtttacagcattctcaatatggtttttaacatgattagagccctctagacatgaaataacacccctatagccacctttatactcctattacccaatatagttgacatagtaacagaaagtaagacatggaaagcctgtttaccaccttctaaatacactttttagcatttttagaggcctctagacatgaaataacacccttatggtAACCTGTACACTTCCATGACCcagtatagcagacataataagagaaaataagacataaataggactcGTGCTCGTCTGTGTTGTTGCAAGTGTGTTGTGATGGTAGCGGATCTTCGTGGAGGGTGCACAGGAAGCAACAGGAGCCAGTGttaggggttattgtgcctgttgtgaggtaattcacACCTGCACTCAAAGCCgtttttgtgtgtctcacccaacattgcagtaacattactgacacctagtgaccagggtaGAATAGTACATGTCATCActctgtctttgaatgcgtcttttgaatgaatgccttacatttctattttaggtcatttagtcatttttatgcttgaaaatgcataatttaggcaAATAATTGGCtgaaacatgcacatttttgtgaCCATAaatgggctgtattcaaccatgaaactgcatgatttattcatgtatttttgaaaaaccgtgacagagtgaagccgcaacgTTCGAAGACCGAAGTGGCGAAGGATTACTGCTATTGCAGATGAAGCTAAAGCTCCTTGTCTTTCTCTCTCTGGCCCATTTTGTGTGCCGATCTGAAAGAATCCCTGTCATCTTATTGGTTGATTCTCCTCTGAATGTGACCTGTTAAATCTTCCGCACCTTGTCCTCCCTCCCTGGCTCAGTGTGGAGGTGGTACATCACCACACGCTCACCCATGTGGGCTGAAGCACTCGCCTCCAACAGAGATGCAGCACCAGTCTGCCCGGAAGGATGTAGAAGATCTGGATTCATGTTCAGCTCTTTATGCAGGCTTTGTGATTCTCAGATCTGTCAGGGTGCAGACAGATGGGACCGGCTGATGTTTGTGGGCGCCGTACGCATCTATTACACATTCGGCTTTTCTTTCGAGTTAGTCCTGAAGTACTGTTTTTAATCCAAACACACGATGCCAAACGGCGATGCTCTTATTGTttggaaaggaaaaaaacaatcgGGTCGGCGGGCTGAGAAGCGTGTACGTCCAAGGGGTTCTCTGTTTGCGGCAGCCCTCGGTTTGAAAGGCAGCGGCGGTGACTCCATTTTGAAGCTGCCGGTCTCTGGCGGCCCGCCAGAGCGTGTGAAGTCTCCGTCTAAACCCACATCCCCTGCTTCCGCCTTCTGGCAGCCAATACGATCTTTTGCCCTTTCACAGCTCACGTCACTGGTGCGGCGAGCCACGCTGAGGGAGAGCGACATGGTGCCCAAATATGAGAAGGTCCACAACTTcaaggtgagtgtgtgtgtgtgtgtgtgtgtgtgtgtgtgtgtgtgtgtgtgtgtgtgtgtgtgtgtgagtacaCAGGGTTGTTCCTGTATCCATGGTAATTGTCATCAATCGGGATCAAAACAGTGACTCATGGAGAACACCATGACGCAATGTGCGtcatttccatttcttcttgCTGTGTCCAAAACAACAATACCAGCACGGAGGATCATGAACAGCCCTTTTTAGACGAtattgactgatctttcaaggcacacagaatattgtgttgtatggttatgtaaacatggaccctaccaaaagaaacattagacccGTCTTTCATAGAgaataaaaagtttgtttctacttttttgcgttcttcagtaatcagccATAGAACATGGGTATGTTTCGGAAAAATATCCGTTCccaactaaaacacaaaaaagggagaaaagtgTCACTTTGACGCAAATACCTTCTGCTTTGATGATAGCTCAAatgtctaaacaactataccaacataagcAACACAGAAAAGCATCAAAATACCCATTgatttacaaacataacaccaGCTATTTACAATTTCCACATTTAGAACTGAAATGTGGATGTGCACGTGGGTGTGCACGTGTTGCACATGCATGTTAACATTTCCCTCCAATGTGTATTGTTTGTGTGGTAGGCAATGTAACAGCTGCATAGGATAGTGCCTCCTGTGGTGTGGTTCTCCCTTCTCTCAggatgcacttctgccatctagtggccgcTTTCGTgacattaaaattgctctcaagtCTAATCCGGTGGAGAGGAGTTGTATCAGCACCTCCTTTTGCCTCTCGCTcccaaaaaatgcaataaagcgTACAAATGCGTTGTTGGGATAGGGCATTTGGGTTTATAACAATGCCTAAGTGCGCCTGTGGTGTTCAATGAGTTCATCAGCTTTTGCCTCTGTCATCAGGTTTATACATTTCGTGGCCCTCACTGGTGTGAGTACTGCGCCAACTTCATGTGGGGGCTCATCGCTCAGGGAGTCAAGTGCGCAGGTAaccctctttctctctctctctctctcactctcactctcactctcactctctcgcacacacgcacacacacgcacacacacacacacactcttgcaTGGGAACGAACCAAAATAAAGCTCTTGTGTGCGTCAGACTGTGGGTTGAATGTCCACAAGCAATGCTCCAAAGTGGTGCCCAATGACTGCCAGCCAGACCTGCGGCACGTCAAGAAGGTGTACAGCTGCGATCTGACCACGCTTGTCAAAGCGCACAACACCAAGAGGCCCATGGTGGTTGACATGTGCATTCAGGAAATCGAAGCCAGAGGTGAGCGGCGTAGCCTGAAGACGAGCCCGCCCTGCGATCACTCGCCGTCGCTTTAACGGCGTCCTGCTCCCGTGCCCCTCCAGGTCTCCAGTCGGAGGGCTTGTACAGGATATCGGGGTTCAGCGAGCTGGTCGAAGATGTCAAGCTGGCGTTTGACCGAGGTGAGAGCGTGAGTTTAGCTGCGGCAGCGAGCCCCTCCCTCTCAATGCATTGTGCCCACAGATGGCGAGAAGGCGGACATCTCATCGAGCACCTACGAGGACATCAACATCATCACCGGAGCGCTCAAGCTCTACTTCCGAGAGCTCCCCATCCCCCTCATCACATACGACGCCTACCCGCACTTCATAGAGTCTGCAAGTGGGCCCTCAACACTTCACATGACAGCACATCTGAGGCCCTTCATTTATTGTCTTCCTTTTTTTCACACGTAGAGATCACTGATGCAGAAAAGCGCCTGGAATCCCTCCATGAGGCCTTGAAGCTGCTGCCGCCAGCTCACTGCGAGTCGCTGCGTTACCTCATGGCGCACCTGAAGAGGTAACGAGTTCATCACAGTAGAGCCAGATGAAGCTTGCTTGTACAGTCAGGGACCCTCTACTATGAAACCTCACcaaaaaagcagcacaaacacacactcctcCCTCAGGGTGACCCAATTCGAGAAGGAGAACCTCATGTCCAGCGAGAATCTGGGGATTGTGTTCGGGCCCACGCTGATGAGAGCGCCCGAGCTGGACGCCATGACGGCACTCAACGACATCCGCTACCAGAGGCTGGTGGTGGAAACGCTCATCACCAACGAGGACGTGTTGTTCTGAGAGGCGTCGGAACAAGGTGCGGGGGGGACAAAGACGAGTCACCAACGAAGGGCAACTTGTTCAACATGACAGCCTCTCTGTTGGGACGCTACAAAGACATTTCCAAAGGATATTTCCAAACGAATGCAAACACTGAGCCATGTTGTGTCAGAGCAGTCGGGATGGGGGCTTGCTGTATTTGCGTCCTTCTTGGCTGGGAGCTTGCTATCATGAGCCACAATTCCTAGACTATTGCAGTAAGGTTTCCATGGCAACCGCAGTAAGAGCCACGCACTCTTTTGATCTGCAAATAAAAGGTGATTGTATGTGGTGAAAGCGTTACGTAATGCCACAAAGCGTTGTTAACTCTTAACGTGAAGGATTGTCTTTTTGTAATACAGTAGTGCCATTTCAAAAGATGAAGTGTTGTCAAGATGCGTTTTGTTGGTGCGGCCAGCGCTCACAATATCACTCACGTGATGTCCACCCCATTTCTGTCGGGGGAATGGGGCCACTGATTTAACTTTTAGTTGCCAGccttttcataaaataatttaaaaaagcaagCAAACACTTCCCTGCTGCACCGGTGTTAATGAAGAGCTGTAACAAATGTAAGTGCATTTATCTATTCTATTTAGTTTTTTGTCGtgtgatttatatatatactgtatatatatatttactgtaaaagctgtttttgattTCCTCATGtgctaaccaccaccaccatcagttTTCTTTTGTGAAACTGGCACTTTCAGCATGATAAAAGTCTGACCTTGTCATTGCTGTCTATAGTTTCTGCATGAGGCAATTAAATTATTAACGTTGATATGAAGTATAAAGTGTGTTCATTTATTTGACAGCACTCATCCACTACGACATTTAAAAATCCTTaatcttattttttattcttaattgAGGAACTAAACGTTTGCCGGTGGAACAACATAAGACGTTTTCTGCCGCTGTGATGGACGGACCCCAAACCGCTCAGTAGGGGCCAATATTTACTTTTTGGCGGTAAATAATTTTGTTCGTTTTAT
Above is a genomic segment from Dunckerocampus dactyliophorus isolate RoL2022-P2 chromosome 1, RoL_Ddac_1.1, whole genome shotgun sequence containing:
- the LOC129187586 gene encoding N-chimaerin isoform X3; translated protein: MYHDEYRPPVWKSYLYQLQQEAPHPRRVTCTCEVDNRPKYYGREYHGMISREEADQLLSQAEGSYLIRESQRQPGTYTLALRFGSQTKNFRLYHDGKHFVGEKRFESIHDLVTDGLITLYIETKAAEYIAKMTINPIYEHVGYTTLNQEPTLKKHVPRGQEAPDGPAPIRDDSNAEERLTSLVRRATLRESDMVPKYEKVHNFKVYTFRGPHWCEYCANFMWGLIAQGVKCAGNPLSLSLSLTLTLTLTLSHTRTHTHTHTHTLAWERTKIKLLCASDCGLNVHKQCSKVVPNDCQPDLRHVKKVYSCDLTTLVKAHNTKRPMVVDMCIQEIEARGLQSEGLYRISGFSELVEDVKLAFDRDGEKADISSSTYEDINIITGALKLYFRELPIPLITYDAYPHFIESAKITDAEKRLESLHEALKLLPPAHCESLRYLMAHLKRVTQFEKENLMSSENLGIVFGPTLMRAPELDAMTALNDIRYQRLVVETLITNEDVLF
- the LOC129187586 gene encoding N-chimaerin isoform X1 translates to MALNVFDHDEYRPPVWKSYLYQLQQEAPHPRRVTCTCEVDNRPKYYGREYHGMISREEADQLLSQAEGSYLIRESQRQPGTYTLALRFGSQTKNFRLYHDGKHFVGEKRFESIHDLVTDGLITLYIETKAAEYIAKMTINPIYEHVGYTTLNQEPTLKKHVPRGQEAPDGPAPIRDDSNAEERLTSLVRRATLRESDMVPKYEKVHNFKVYTFRGPHWCEYCANFMWGLIAQGVKCAGNPLSLSLSLTLTLTLTLSHTRTHTHTHTHTLAWERTKIKLLCASDCGLNVHKQCSKVVPNDCQPDLRHVKKVYSCDLTTLVKAHNTKRPMVVDMCIQEIEARGLQSEGLYRISGFSELVEDVKLAFDRDGEKADISSSTYEDINIITGALKLYFRELPIPLITYDAYPHFIESAKITDAEKRLESLHEALKLLPPAHCESLRYLMAHLKRVTQFEKENLMSSENLGIVFGPTLMRAPELDAMTALNDIRYQRLVVETLITNEDVLF
- the LOC129187586 gene encoding N-chimaerin isoform X4 is translated as MALNVFDHDEYRPPVWKSYLYQLQQEAPHPRRVTCTCEVDNRPKYYGREYHGMISREEADQLLSQAEGSYLIRESQRQPGTYTLALRFGSQTKNFRLYHDGKHFVGEKRFESIHDLVTDGLITLYIETKAAEYIAKMTINPIYEHVGYTTLNQEPTLKKHVPRGQEAPDGPAPIRDDSNAEERLTSLVRRATLRESDMVPKYEKVHNFKVYTFRGPHWCEYCANFMWGLIAQGVKCADCGLNVHKQCSKVVPNDCQPDLRHVKKVYSCDLTTLVKAHNTKRPMVVDMCIQEIEARGLQSEGLYRISGFSELVEDVKLAFDRDGEKADISSSTYEDINIITGALKLYFRELPIPLITYDAYPHFIESAKITDAEKRLESLHEALKLLPPAHCESLRYLMAHLKRVTQFEKENLMSSENLGIVFGPTLMRAPELDAMTALNDIRYQRLVVETLITNEDVLF
- the LOC129187586 gene encoding N-chimaerin isoform X2, with protein sequence MKSCSAHCGSGTGKVCWRMSSAAPLLSDVVGGGCPVVPSCKRQICVVFRYHGMISREEADQLLSQAEGSYLIRESQRQPGTYTLALRFGSQTKNFRLYHDGKHFVGEKRFESIHDLVTDGLITLYIETKAAEYIAKMTINPIYEHVGYTTLNQEPTLKKHVPRGQEAPDGPAPIRDDSNAEERLTSLVRRATLRESDMVPKYEKVHNFKVYTFRGPHWCEYCANFMWGLIAQGVKCAGNPLSLSLSLTLTLTLTLSHTRTHTHTHTHTLAWERTKIKLLCASDCGLNVHKQCSKVVPNDCQPDLRHVKKVYSCDLTTLVKAHNTKRPMVVDMCIQEIEARGLQSEGLYRISGFSELVEDVKLAFDRDGEKADISSSTYEDINIITGALKLYFRELPIPLITYDAYPHFIESAKITDAEKRLESLHEALKLLPPAHCESLRYLMAHLKRVTQFEKENLMSSENLGIVFGPTLMRAPELDAMTALNDIRYQRLVVETLITNEDVLF